The following proteins are encoded in a genomic region of Pseudoxanthomonas suwonensis 11-1:
- a CDS encoding DEAD/DEAH box helicase, translating into MSSPAPESPAAPTFGELGLPEPLLAALTAVGYETPSPIQAATIPALLSGRDVLGTAQTGTGKTAAFALPILSHLDLKLARPQALVLAPTRELAIQVAEAFQRYAVQMPGFQVLPIYGGQGYGPQLHALRRGVHVVVGTPGRVIDHLERGTLDLSGLRNLVLDEADEMLRMGFIDDVEAVLKKVPDERQVALFSATMPPPIRRIAQTYLREPVEVTIASKTTTSANIRQRYWFVSGMHKLDALTRILEAEPFDAMIVFARTKAATEELANKLQARGVAAAAINGDMQQQQRERTIQQLKDGRLDVLVATDVAARGLDVERISHVLNYDIPYDTESYVHRIGRTGRAGRSGEAILFVTPREKGMLRAIERATRQPIEEMRLPTVQAVNDRRVARFFERIEGTLEAGGLDEYRELVDRYATEHDVGAAEIAAALARLLQGDVPLLLEARDEPAPREQRPAREPRAFEERERGPRPPRGRDDDFAPRAPRAPKPPREAPQPGMETYRVEVGHVHGVKPGNIVGAIANEAGLESRYIGRIDIHEDHSILDLPAGMPPEIMSHLQKAWVVGQQLRITPWDGSHAPSSNPGPARGRFRPGGPRPGGPRGPSKPHRKGPPHSRD; encoded by the coding sequence ATGTCATCCCCTGCACCAGAATCCCCCGCCGCGCCGACCTTCGGCGAACTCGGCCTGCCCGAGCCTTTGCTCGCCGCCCTGACGGCGGTCGGTTACGAAACCCCGTCGCCGATCCAGGCCGCGACCATCCCGGCCCTGCTGTCCGGGCGTGACGTCCTGGGCACCGCCCAGACCGGCACCGGCAAGACCGCGGCCTTCGCCCTGCCGATCCTGTCGCACCTGGACCTGAAGCTGGCCAGGCCCCAGGCCCTGGTGCTGGCGCCGACCCGCGAGCTGGCCATCCAGGTCGCCGAGGCGTTCCAGCGCTACGCGGTGCAGATGCCGGGCTTCCAGGTGCTGCCGATCTACGGCGGCCAGGGCTACGGCCCGCAGCTGCACGCGCTGCGCCGTGGCGTGCACGTGGTCGTCGGTACCCCCGGACGCGTCATCGACCACCTCGAGCGCGGCACCCTCGACCTGTCCGGCCTCCGGAACCTGGTGCTGGACGAGGCCGACGAGATGTTGCGCATGGGCTTCATCGACGACGTCGAGGCGGTGCTGAAGAAGGTCCCGGACGAGCGCCAGGTCGCGCTGTTCTCGGCGACCATGCCGCCGCCGATCCGGCGCATCGCCCAGACCTACCTGCGCGAGCCGGTCGAGGTGACCATCGCCTCCAAGACGACCACCTCGGCCAACATCCGCCAGCGCTACTGGTTCGTCAGCGGCATGCACAAGCTGGATGCGCTGACCCGGATCCTCGAGGCCGAGCCGTTCGACGCGATGATCGTGTTCGCGCGCACCAAGGCCGCGACCGAGGAGCTGGCCAACAAGCTGCAGGCCCGTGGCGTGGCCGCGGCCGCGATCAACGGCGACATGCAGCAGCAACAGCGCGAGCGCACCATCCAGCAGCTCAAGGATGGCCGCCTGGACGTGCTGGTGGCCACCGACGTGGCCGCGCGCGGCCTGGACGTGGAGCGCATCAGCCACGTCCTCAACTACGACATCCCGTACGACACCGAGAGCTACGTCCACCGCATCGGCCGTACCGGCCGCGCCGGCCGCAGCGGCGAGGCGATCCTGTTCGTCACCCCCCGCGAGAAGGGCATGCTGCGCGCGATCGAGCGCGCCACCCGGCAGCCGATCGAGGAGATGCGCCTGCCGACCGTGCAGGCGGTCAACGACCGCCGCGTCGCGCGTTTCTTCGAGCGCATCGAAGGCACGCTGGAAGCCGGCGGCCTGGACGAATACCGCGAGCTGGTCGACCGCTACGCGACCGAGCACGACGTGGGCGCGGCCGAGATCGCCGCCGCCCTGGCGCGCCTGCTGCAGGGCGACGTGCCGCTGCTGCTGGAAGCCCGCGACGAGCCGGCCCCGCGCGAGCAGCGCCCGGCCCGCGAGCCGCGTGCGTTCGAGGAGCGCGAGCGTGGCCCGCGCCCGCCGCGTGGCCGCGACGACGACTTCGCCCCGCGCGCCCCGCGTGCGCCCAAGCCGCCGCGCGAAGCGCCGCAGCCGGGGATGGAGACCTACCGGGTCGAGGTCGGCCACGTGCATGGCGTCAAGCCAGGCAACATCGTCGGTGCGATCGCCAACGAGGCCGGCCTGGAATCGCGCTACATCGGCCGCATCGACATCCACGAGGACCATTCGATCCTCGACCTGCCGGCCGGCATGCCGCCGGAAATCATGAGCCACCTGCAGAAGGCCTGGGTGGTCGGGCAGCAGCTGCGCATCACTCCGTGGGATGGCAGCCATGCGCCATCGTCGAACCCGGGGCCGGCGCGTGGACGCTTCCGTCCAGGTGGCCCGCGTCCAGGCGGTCCGCGTGGTCCTTCGAAGCCGCATCGCAAGGGTCCGCCGCACAGCCGCGACTGA